In Sandaracinaceae bacterium, one DNA window encodes the following:
- a CDS encoding TetR family transcriptional regulator, whose amino-acid sequence MSAADSLFRRLGPARVALRRVAEEAGVSVGLINYHFDSKQGLLEALVDSFFSVVIEEEDRLLAAFEESDDMAGSLEAVFRHGFGVARQHRVAMRIILTLVGQLGALPVEWRNTRQGSFLTRWSTAISRRSGVPPQVVRLRIHTLLALTTRYVAASEPELKMILDVEHGDLESCRDAVEDHLASLARGLVTPVDAASPPS is encoded by the coding sequence GTGTCCGCCGCGGACAGCCTCTTTCGTCGACTGGGGCCAGCGCGGGTGGCGCTGCGGCGGGTGGCCGAGGAGGCGGGGGTCAGCGTCGGCCTCATCAACTATCACTTCGACAGCAAGCAGGGGCTGCTCGAGGCGCTGGTCGACTCGTTCTTCAGCGTGGTGATCGAGGAGGAGGATCGGCTTCTGGCCGCGTTCGAAGAGAGCGACGACATGGCCGGATCCCTCGAGGCGGTCTTCCGCCATGGCTTCGGCGTCGCCCGTCAGCACCGGGTGGCGATGCGGATCATACTGACGCTCGTCGGGCAGCTGGGCGCGCTCCCGGTCGAGTGGCGCAACACGCGGCAGGGGAGCTTCCTCACCCGCTGGTCGACCGCGATCAGCCGCCGATCCGGGGTTCCTCCGCAGGTGGTGAGGCTGCGGATCCACACCCTGCTCGCGTTGACCACCCGCTACGTGGCGGCCTCCGAGCCGGAGCTGAAGATGATCCTGGACGTGGAGCACGGAGACCTCGAGTCCTGCCGCGACGCGGTCGAGGACCACCTGGCGAGCCTGGCCCGCGGGCTCGTGACCCCGGTCGACGCGGCCTCGCCCCCCTCCTGA
- the radC gene encoding DNA repair protein RadC has product MEMSTIEGPRERMRVVGTERLSDAELLALLLGTGARAEPVSVLASRILHELGGIAGLRRIGAGALEQLAGVGPTKASRIVAAIELGRRVATRPLPRGERIGSSRDVDAALRPRLADADAERFVAIALDAKNRPVAEVEVARGGLSACPVSPSDVFRSLIKEAAAGVVFVHNHPSGEPSPSAEDVELTERLRAAGELLGVRVLDHVIIGREGYFSFLDAGLLAPTR; this is encoded by the coding sequence ATGGAGATGTCCACGATCGAAGGCCCTCGCGAGCGCATGCGTGTGGTCGGCACCGAGCGGCTCAGCGACGCGGAGCTGCTCGCGCTCTTGCTCGGGACGGGGGCCCGCGCCGAGCCGGTGTCCGTGCTCGCGAGCCGGATCCTGCACGAGCTGGGCGGGATCGCGGGCCTGCGGCGCATCGGGGCGGGGGCGCTCGAGCAGCTCGCGGGGGTGGGGCCGACCAAGGCGTCACGCATCGTCGCGGCGATCGAGCTCGGCCGGCGGGTGGCGACGCGGCCCCTGCCCCGGGGCGAGCGCATCGGGTCGAGCCGGGACGTGGACGCCGCGCTCCGGCCGCGGCTGGCCGACGCGGACGCCGAGCGCTTCGTCGCCATCGCGCTCGACGCCAAGAACCGCCCGGTGGCGGAGGTGGAGGTGGCGCGCGGCGGGCTGAGCGCGTGCCCCGTCTCCCCGAGCGACGTCTTCCGCTCCCTGATCAAGGAGGCGGCGGCGGGCGTGGTCTTCGTGCACAACCACCCGAGCGGCGAGCCGAGCCCGAGCGCGGAGGACGTGGAGCTGACCGAGCGGCTGCGGGCGGCGGGGGAGCTGCTCGGGGTGCGCGTCCTCGACCACGTCATCATCGGGCGCGAGGGCTATTTCAGCTTCCTGGACGCGGGCTTGCTGGCCCCGACGCGTTGA